One stretch of Heterodontus francisci isolate sHetFra1 chromosome 22, sHetFra1.hap1, whole genome shotgun sequence DNA includes these proteins:
- the LOC137381517 gene encoding C-C chemokine receptor type 1-like: MAEQCGITVRGKARNSELLRPVANHFSLESEEVETGLEAESDRAHLECDQVSGLVTIGIVPSLPVDGFDLLFSNDLAGVKAVAAPPPTPVVKERPQEVRETGPWPETVPCRVPECVVDQAMIKPAPPEETALALQADDQETLEAPHQSCNSIYRNLQSHREISRGQRNREGDASPSQTVTGESLSLHKYLQIYSSPRILLLLQYLDLDINGQVCYAGSGQKFRFLPAFFNLLAIVILSRRKCRFSTCTTRYLVAMATADLLVIIIDVILYKISDYYFRESFLNITPVCIVTYVLLRAATDCSVWFTVTFSFDRFVAICCQNLKTKYCTEKTAAVVLATSCILLCLKNIPFYFIYEPGEIIDNVLWFCIEKPSYYREPGWVGFDWFNTVLTPLLPFAFILLLNALTVRHILVAGRVRKGLRGQSKGENRSDPEMESRRKSVILLFTVSGSFILLWMMYVINFLYYSLTGTDPGDYSHSEYIFEKVGDMLQVLSCCTNTFIYGVTQSKFREQFKNAVKYPVTSMIQLMNKQNH, encoded by the exons atggctgagcagtgtgggatcactgtccgtggcaAGGCTCGGAATTCTGAACTCCTGAgaccagtggccaaccatttttcccttgaatctgaagaagtagaaacagggttagaagcagaatccgacagg gcgcacctggagtgcgaccaagtttcaggactggtgaccatagggattgtccctagtttgcctgtggacgggtttGACCTGCTCTtcagtaatgatctggcaggggtgaaggcggtagccgccccccctcccaccccagtagtgaaagaaagaccacaggaggtcagagagacagggccgtggccgGAGACGGTCCCATGCAGAGTCCCTGAGTGTGTCgtagatcaggccatgatcaaaccagctcccccagaggagactgcattggcactgcaggcagatgaccaggag ACTCTCgaagcacctcaccagagttgcaacagcatttacaggaacttgcagagccacagagagatctctagggggcagagaaaccgtgagggtgatgcctcacctagtcaaactgTCACAGGAGAatcgttaagtctgcacaaatacctccaG atttacagcagtcccAGGATTTTGCTTTTGCTCCAATACTTAGACTTGGATATTAATGGTCAGGTGTGTTATGCAGGCAGCGGGCAGAAGTTCAGGTTTCTCCCAGCATTCT ttaatttactggcgattgtgatcctgtcccggagaAAGTGCAgattctccacctgcaccactcgctacctggtggccatggcaacggcagatctactggtgaTTATCATTGACGTCATACTGTATAAGATCAGTGATTATTATTTCCGggaatctttcctgaacatcacccctgtgtgtattgTTACATATGTTCTGcttcgtgcagccacagactgttctgtctggttcaccgtcacgttctcctttgatcgatttgtggccatttgttgccagaatctgaaaactaaatattgcaccgagaaaactgcggctgtggttctagcaacatcctgcattctgctctgtttaaaaaacatccccttctactttatatatgaacctggagagataattgacaatgtatTGTGGTTCTGTATTGAAAAGCCAAGTTATTATAGAGaacctggatgggtgggatttgactggtttaatacagttttaaccccattgctccctttCGCTttcattctgttgctcaacgctctgacagtcagacacattttagtggccggtcgtgtccgtaagggactgaggggtcagagcaagggagagaatcgcagtgacccagagatggagagcagaaggaagtctgtgattttactcttcaccgtatccggcagcttcatacttctgtggatgATGTATGTTATAAATTTCTTATATTATAGCCTTACAGGAACAGATCCCGGGGATTACAgccattctgaatatatatttgaaaaggtcGGAGATATGCTGCaggttttaagttgctgcacaaacacatttatttatggggtgactcagtccaagttcagagagcagttcaagaatgcggtgaaatatccggttacatcaatgattcaattaatgaataaacaaaaccactga